A stretch of the Candidatus Parvarchaeota archaeon genome encodes the following:
- a CDS encoding NAD-dependent epimerase/dehydratase family protein, whose amino-acid sequence MAIDWKEKNVLITGATGLLGGHVAKKLAACGANVVVIKRDHVPGCYFHMEGLEKKASIVNGSLEDYSLVERAMNEYEVEVCLHLGAQTIVGTANRSPLATFEANIKGTWNVLEAARNSRLLQAVVVASTDKAYGESNRLPYKEDDRLAASHPYDVSKACADMVASCYFHTYGLPVGITRCGNIFGGGDLNFNRIVPGTIKSILLNQRPVIRSNGKMVRDYVYVEDISDANLLLAAALLEGREKGEAFNFSYQQPQSVLEVVDKVKKAMKSGLQPVILNQASNEIPEQYLSAQKAKTKLGWKPSHDFDLGLKKAIEWYKAWLKNKGD is encoded by the coding sequence ATGGCAATTGACTGGAAGGAAAAAAACGTGCTTATAACAGGGGCTACGGGACTTTTGGGCGGCCATGTTGCAAAAAAGCTTGCAGCATGCGGGGCAAACGTGGTTGTAATAAAAAGGGACCATGTGCCTGGCTGCTACTTTCACATGGAAGGGCTTGAAAAAAAAGCCAGCATTGTGAATGGCAGCCTTGAGGATTATTCGCTTGTTGAGCGGGCGATGAACGAGTATGAGGTTGAGGTCTGCCTGCACCTGGGCGCGCAGACCATTGTGGGGACTGCAAACAGGTCGCCGCTTGCAACTTTCGAGGCAAACATCAAGGGCACCTGGAACGTGCTTGAGGCTGCAAGAAACAGCAGGCTTCTGCAAGCGGTCGTTGTTGCCTCAACCGACAAGGCATATGGGGAGAGCAACAGGCTTCCTTACAAGGAGGATGACAGGCTTGCCGCAAGCCACCCCTACGACGTTTCAAAGGCCTGCGCTGACATGGTTGCAAGCTGTTATTTCCATACATATGGATTGCCTGTTGGAATCACAAGGTGCGGCAATATTTTTGGGGGCGGGGACTTGAACTTCAACCGCATCGTTCCAGGCACAATCAAGTCAATACTTCTCAATCAAAGACCAGTTATCAGAAGCAACGGCAAGATGGTGCGCGACTATGTCTATGTCGAGGACATTTCTGATGCAAACCTGCTTTTGGCAGCAGCCCTGCTTGAAGGCAGGGAAAAGGGGGAGGCGTTCAACTTCAGCTACCAGCAGCCCCAAAGCGTGCTTGAAGTCGTGGACAAGGTAAAAAAGGCCATGAAGTCAGGCCTGCAGCCGGTAATACTCAACCAGGCAAGCAACGAGATACCCGAGCAGTACCTTTCAGCCCAAAAAGCAAAGACAAAGCTTGGCTGGAAGCCATCGCACGACTTTGACTTGGGTCTGAAAAAGGCCATTGAGTGGTACAAGGCCTGGCTGAAAAACAAGGGCGATTAG